A genomic window from Pyxicephalus adspersus chromosome 2, UCB_Pads_2.0, whole genome shotgun sequence includes:
- the BRD1 gene encoding bromodomain-containing protein 1 — MRRKGRWHRVPAPRTSTSPCSIKHSPTRETLTYAQAQRMVEIEIEGRLHRISIFDALDIISEDDPTAQEMSECNSNKENSEQPPQVCLRSKRLKASKAKKKSEVLPTTHGHASTSTLPEPKVRVIECSPPSAPSRPAAYFKFQEKSSEELDKEVEYDMDEEDYAWLEIVNEKRKSEGLSVVSQDIFEFLMDRFEKESYCENQKQGDQQSLIDEDAVCCICMDGECQNSNVILFCDMCNLAVHQECYGVPYIPEGQWLCRHCLQSRNTAIDCVLCPNKGGAFKKTDDDRWGHVVCALWIPEVGFANTIFIEPIDGVRNIPPARWKLTCYLCKQKGVGACIQCHKANCYTAFHVTCAQKSGLYMKMEPVKEVTDSGTTFSVKKTAYCDAHTPPGCVRRPLNIYELPESKNGICRKGNDKSARSTSKVRKKAKKTKKALTETCTVIPTVNVPDIPPQRINKISNQVSIQRKKQFIERVHSYWLLKRLSRNGIPLLRRLQSSLQSQRNIQQREDDEEVQNLKKKLKYWQRLRHDLERARLLIELIRKREKLKREQVKVEQVAMELQLTPLTVLLRALLEQLQEKDPAHIFAQPVNLAEVPDYMDHIKHPMDFSTMKKQLENQRYSNLNEFEQDFNLIIENCMKYNAKDTIFYRAAVRLRDQGGALLRQARRDANAIGFDEETGMHLPEQPKIEPPPQFSWEDVDKLLNPNNRAHMPLEEQLKELLEKLDLTFAMKSSGSRSKRLKLLKREINNVRQLLSQQQVQPPQIESGIGSFEEESGSTVENDGEEDGDKSPPKLEPSDALPLPSNSETNSEPPTLKPIELNPEQSKLYKRVTFDNELHSATVQDEVLNGHSSEHLLKDSNLSDSTDSEVAESSADVNRRTSILFRKSKSVSPQKPAKNSETQPTSPQLGTKTFLSVVLPRLETLLQPRKRTRSSCGESELDEESPVKRLDTETYFHICELLYPFSLSSSFTLPKCGKGKPALVRRHTIEDRSELISCIENGNYARAARIAAEVGQTNMWVSASPNSSYLEPLKVVWAKCRGYPSYPALIIDPKMPRVGCHHNGVAIPVPPMDVLKTGEQMQTRAEEKLFLVLFFDTKRSWQWLPKSKMVPLGIDETIDKLKMMEGRNSSIRKAVRVAYDRALNHLSRVQGDSVSDFSDID, encoded by the exons ATGAGACGAAAAGGACGTTGGCATCGGGTTCCTGCACCCAGGACTTCTACTTCTCCCTGTAGTATTAAGCATTCTCCTACTCGAGAAACATTAACTTATGCCCAGGCACAGAGAATGGTTGAAATTGAAATAGAAGGCCGCTTGCACAGAATAAGTATTTTTGATGCTCTTGACATTATTTCTGAAGATGATCCAACCGCTCAAGAAATGAGTGAATGCAATAGCAATAAAGAAAATAGTGAGCAGCCTCCCCAGGTGTGTTTACGGTCTAAAAGACTGAAAGCTAgtaaggcaaaaaagaaaagtgaagttCTTCCAACCACCCATGGACATGCTTCCACCAGCACTCTTCCAGAACCCAAAGTACGTGTCATAGAATGTAGTCCCCCTTCTGCTCCCAGTAGGCCTGCTGCATATtttaaatttcaggaaaaatctTCAGAGGAGCTGGATAAAGAGGTGGAGTATGATATGGATGAAGAAGATTATGCCTGGCTTGAAATAGTAAATGAGAAACGAAAAAGTGAAGGACTTTCTGTAGTGTCTCAAGACATATTTGAATTTCTCATGGACAGGTTTGAGAAGGAATCTTATTGTGAAAACCAAAAGCAGGGGGACCAGCAGTCATTAATTGATGAGGATGCGGTATGTTGCATATGCATGGATGGAGAATGTCAAAAcagtaatgttattttattttgtgacatgTGTAATTTAGCAGTACATCAAGAGTGTTATGGTGTGCCATACATACCAGAAGGACAGTGGCTCTGCAGGCATTGCCTTCAGTCACGTAACACAGCTATTGACTGCGTCCTCTGTCCAAATAAAGGAGGTGCCTTTAAAAAGACTGATGATGATCGTTGGGGACATGTAGTTTGTGCGCTGTGGATCCCTGAAGTTGGATTtgcaaatactatttttattgaaCCAATTGACGGTGTGCGTAACATACCCCCAGCACGATGGAAATTAACTTGCTACCTCTGCAAGCAAAAAGGCGTTGGTGCCTGCATTCAGTGCCATAAGGCAAACTGTTACACAGCTTTTCATGTAACGTGTGCTCAAAAGTCTGGATTGTACATGAAAATGGAGCCCGTGAAAGAAGTGACGGACAGTGGCACAACATTTTCTGTTAAAAAGACAGCATACTGTGATGCCCATACTCCCCCAGGGTGTGTCAGAAGGCCACTAAACATATATGAGCTGCCAGAATCTAAAAATGGCATTTGTAGAAAGGGGAATGATAAGTCAGCTAGATCTACATCtaaagtcagaaaaaaagcaaagaaaacaaaaaaagcattgacTGAAACGTGTACAGTAATACCAACAGTCAATGTCCCTGATATTCCACCTCAAAG AATAAACAAAATATCAAACCAGGTGTCTATCCAACGGAAGAAGCAATTCATTGAGAGGGTTCATAGTTATTGGCTTCTGAAGCGACTCTCAAGAAACGGCATTCCTTTATTAAGACGACTGCAGTCTAGTTTGCAGTCCCAGAGAAACATTCAACAG aGAGAAGATGATGAAGAAGTTCAGAacttgaaaaagaaattaaaatactgGCAACGGTTAAGACATGATCTTGAAAGAGCTAGATTGTTAATTGAACTTATCCGAAAACGGGAAAAATTAAAACGTGAACAG gttaagGTTGAACAGGTTGCTATGGAGCTTCAACTGACACCATTGACAGTACTCCTTAGAGCACTTCTTGAACAACTACAGGAAAAAGATCCTGCCCATATTTTTGCTCAACCTGTGAATCTTGCTGAG gttccTGATTACATGGACCACATAAAACATCCTATGGATTTCTCTACAATGAAGAAACAGTTGGAAAATCAAAGATACAGTAATTTAAATGAATTTGAACAGGACTTTAATCTCATTATTGAAAACTGCATGAAGTACAATGCCAAGGACACAATCTTTTACAGAGCTGCTGTTCGTTTGCGAGATCAGGGAGGAGCATTATTAAGGCAAGCAAGGCGTGATGCTAATGCTATTGGCTTTGATGAAGAAACTGGAATGCATTTACCAGAGCAACCAAAGATTGAACCTCCCCCACAATTTTCCTGGGAGGATG TTGATAAGCTACTGAATCCTAATAACCGTGCGCATATGCCCCTGGAAGAACAACTAAAAGAGCTGTTGGAGAAACTGgatttgacttttgcaatgaaaTCTAGTGGATCCAGGAGTAAACGGTTAAAATTGCTGAAAAGAGAAATTAACAATGTTCGTCAACTACTGTCACAACAGCAAGTGCAGCCGCCACAAATAGAATCTGGCATTGGAAGCTTTGAAGAGGAAAGTGGGTCCACAGTTGAAAACGATGGTGAAGAAGATG gAGATAAATCTCCCCCTAAACTTGAACCATCAGATGCATTACCTCTACCTTCAAACTCGGAGACTAATTCAGAACCACCAACCCTCAAACCAATAGAACTCAATCCAGAGCAGAGTAAGCTATACAAAAGAGTCACTTTTGATAATGAATTACATAGTGCTACTGTTCAGGATGAAGTATTAAATGGACACAGTTCAGAACATTTACTTAAGGACAGTAATCTCAGTGATTCGACCGATTCTGAAGTTGCGGAATCATCAGCTGATGTAAACAGACGTACATCTATTCTCTTCCGCAAATCAAAAAGTGTAAGCCCCCAAAAGCCTGCAAAGAACAGTGAAACCCAGCCAACTTCACCACAGCTAGGGACCAAAACCTTTTTGTCTGTAGTCCTCCCAAGGTTGGAAACTCTCCTGCAACCAAGAAAAAGGACAAGGAGCTCATGTGGAGAGTCAGAGCTTGATGAGGAGTCCCCTGTGAAACGTTTGGATACAG aaacatattttcatatttgtgaaTTACTCTATCCTTTTTCTTTATCCAGCAGTTTTACTTTACCAAAATGCGGTAAAGGCAAACCTGCACTTGTGCGACGTCATACTATTGAAGACCGAAGTGAACTAATATCTTGTATAGAGAATGGAAATTATGCAAGGGCAGCAAGAATAGCCGCAG AAGTTGGACAAACAAACATGTGGGTGTCAGCAAGTCCAAATTCATCTTACCTCGAACCTCTAAAAGTAGTCTGGGCCAAATGTAGAGGTTATCCTTCTTATCCAGCATTG ATAATAGATCCCAAAATGCCACGTGTTGGTTGTCACCATAATGGTGTTGCTATACCAGTTCCACCAATGGATGTTTTAAAAACTGGAGAACAGATGCAAACGCGAGCTGAGGAAAAGctgtttttggttcttttttttgaCACTAAAAGAAGCTG GCAGTGGCTTCCAAAGTCAAAAATGGTTCCTCTTGGCATAGACGAAACCATTGACAAGCTGAAGATGATGGAAGGGCGAAACTCAAGTATTCGGAAGGCTGTCAGAGTTGCTTATGACCGTGCTTTGAACCATTTAAGCAGGGTTCAAGGAGACTCCGTTAGTGATTTTAGCGATATTGACTGA